In Arthrobacter sp. PAMC25284, a single genomic region encodes these proteins:
- a CDS encoding FAD-binding oxidoreductase — MSANYDVVIVGGGIAGLSLASALAGRCRVAVVEAEQTLAYHTSGRSARQLIPSYGPPVVRELTERTLELIAMEEGTRPEPVLSPRSFMLIGDEAGVSREASGYMHRISHTEALRLCPALHPDSFEAAGLDTGSYACNAPLLMDDHREFAAAEGVEFFTGARVHSVQRLGTGWQIGAGAEAFQAGVVVNAGGAWADELAVLSGVEKLGLQPYRRTAAIVDVEHPLRTGTPMVASTGNFYFRPDGQHVLISPSESVPSGAEDAQPREGDVEALITRLNSITSLGIRGIRQAWTGLRTEAADGVPVVGFDAEAPGFFWLAGQGGYGFQTSSAIAELAAGLILAGGGAATPAGTNDLESRTIEALAATRWSIRR; from the coding sequence GCTAATTACGATGTCGTCATTGTGGGCGGCGGCATAGCCGGACTGTCCCTTGCCTCCGCCCTGGCCGGACGTTGCCGGGTCGCCGTGGTCGAAGCCGAGCAGACCCTGGCCTACCACACCTCCGGGCGCTCCGCCCGGCAGCTGATCCCCAGTTACGGCCCGCCCGTGGTCCGAGAACTCACGGAGCGGACCCTGGAACTCATCGCGATGGAGGAGGGCACGCGTCCGGAACCGGTACTCTCGCCGCGCAGCTTTATGCTGATCGGGGACGAGGCCGGCGTCAGCCGCGAGGCCAGCGGATACATGCACCGCATCAGCCACACCGAGGCGCTCAGGCTGTGCCCCGCGCTGCACCCGGACTCGTTTGAGGCGGCAGGGCTGGACACCGGATCCTACGCCTGCAACGCTCCGCTGCTGATGGATGACCACCGGGAGTTCGCCGCGGCCGAGGGCGTGGAATTCTTCACCGGCGCCAGGGTGCACTCGGTCCAGCGGCTGGGCACCGGCTGGCAGATCGGCGCCGGCGCGGAAGCGTTCCAGGCCGGAGTGGTGGTCAACGCCGGTGGCGCCTGGGCGGACGAACTGGCCGTCCTCAGCGGCGTTGAAAAACTCGGGCTCCAGCCGTACCGGCGCACTGCGGCAATCGTCGACGTCGAACACCCGCTCCGCACCGGCACCCCGATGGTGGCCTCCACAGGGAACTTCTACTTCCGGCCGGACGGCCAGCACGTGCTGATTTCGCCGTCGGAATCGGTGCCCAGCGGCGCCGAAGACGCACAACCCCGCGAGGGCGACGTCGAAGCGCTCATCACCCGGTTGAACAGCATCACCAGCCTCGGCATCCGGGGCATCCGCCAGGCCTGGACCGGGCTGCGCACCGAAGCCGCCGATGGCGTCCCCGTGGTGGGATTCGACGCCGAAGCCCCCGGGTTCTTTTGGCTTGCGGGCCAGGGCGGCTACGGTTTCCAGACATCCTCGGCAATCGCCGAGCTCGCCGCCGGACTGATCCTCGCCGG